From Cellulosimicrobium sp. ES-005, one genomic window encodes:
- a CDS encoding crosslink repair DNA glycosylase YcaQ family protein, which produces MTSRPVMTLPRADVLAARWHAQQLDRAPGTAAAPDEVAVLDLGVQDTGPDGAAWALAVRGAPGVRPGSLPPTLALAWTLRGAPHVYRGADLADVAVATAPLSEADAAKRVFDASAPLRAAGVAVLDALRTEARWERELVVEPTVKGDLSTRLTQHLPEPYLRWCRSCGATHSYEQTFRLAALQAGLELEPGTSPPVLRRVPDLEPSLYGRLGAEAVPRLDVVRGYLRFFPAASVQDVAGFLEAPVKDVRAHWPDDAVRVEVADADPGARPVERWVLADDVEHLAGATARVRDAQPGDGAPVVRLVGPYDLYLQLRDRPTLVPDAARAKDLWRVLGRPGAVLAGGEVVGTWRPRASGRRLSVLTDPWVPWDAGLTDAVAEQAERLRAFRDAASVTVSSA; this is translated from the coding sequence GTGACCTCACGACCTGTCATGACGCTCCCCCGCGCCGACGTCCTCGCGGCACGCTGGCACGCCCAGCAGCTCGACCGGGCACCGGGCACGGCCGCCGCGCCCGACGAGGTCGCGGTGCTCGACCTGGGGGTGCAGGACACCGGGCCCGACGGCGCGGCCTGGGCCCTCGCGGTGCGCGGCGCCCCGGGCGTGCGGCCGGGCAGCCTGCCGCCGACCCTCGCTCTCGCCTGGACCCTGCGCGGCGCCCCGCACGTCTACCGTGGCGCCGACCTCGCCGACGTCGCGGTCGCCACCGCCCCGCTCTCGGAGGCCGACGCCGCCAAGCGGGTCTTCGACGCGAGCGCGCCGCTGCGCGCGGCGGGCGTCGCCGTGCTCGACGCGCTGCGCACCGAGGCGCGGTGGGAGCGCGAGCTGGTCGTCGAGCCCACCGTCAAGGGCGACCTGTCGACGCGGCTGACGCAGCACCTCCCGGAGCCGTACCTGCGCTGGTGCCGGTCGTGCGGCGCGACCCACAGCTACGAGCAGACGTTCCGGCTCGCCGCGCTCCAGGCCGGGCTCGAGCTCGAGCCCGGCACGTCGCCGCCGGTCCTGCGACGGGTCCCCGACCTCGAGCCGTCGCTGTACGGACGGCTCGGGGCCGAGGCGGTGCCGCGCCTCGACGTCGTGCGCGGGTACCTGCGCTTCTTCCCCGCCGCGAGCGTCCAGGACGTCGCCGGGTTCCTCGAGGCGCCGGTCAAGGACGTCCGGGCCCACTGGCCCGACGACGCGGTGCGCGTCGAGGTCGCCGACGCGGACCCGGGCGCGCGCCCGGTCGAGCGCTGGGTCCTGGCCGACGACGTCGAGCACCTCGCGGGCGCCACGGCGCGCGTCCGCGACGCCCAGCCCGGGGACGGCGCTCCCGTCGTCCGGCTCGTGGGGCCGTACGACCTGTACCTCCAGCTCCGCGACCGCCCGACGCTCGTCCCGGACGCGGCCCGCGCCAAGGACCTGTGGCGTGTCCTGGGCCGGCCGGGAGCCGTGCTCGCCGGCGGCGAGGTCGTCGGGACCTGGCGGCCCCGCGCGTCAGGGCGACGGCTCTCGGTCCTCACCGACCCCTGGGTCCCGTGGGACGCCGGGCTCACCGACGCCGTGGCCGAGCAGGCGGAGCGCCTGCGCGCGTTCCGCGACGCGGCCTCCGTCACCGTCTCGTCGGCGTAG
- a CDS encoding LacI family DNA-binding transcriptional regulator: MNSLRSAPTLDEVAQTAGVSRSTASRAINGGLRVSPEAQAAVDAAVAQLGYTPNRAARSLVTRRTDSIALVVPEPDERILTDPFLAGTMRGVSAALGGTDLQLVLLFARPDEQPGRIVRYLSSGHVDGAIVASHHRDDELEEALLAARLPAVFVGRPFRPTPDLLYVDVDNVEGGRLAARRLVEAGRRRIATIAGPQDMTAGVDRLTGWREVLQGAGLPDDAVEIGDFAVAGGAAAMERILAAHPDVDGLFVASDLMAEGALRVLAAHGRDVPRDVSVVGFDNLATAASTVPPLTTVQNPMVEMVRGATDLLLDLVGGRGGEIASQVLAPELVERDSV; this comes from the coding sequence ATGAACAGCCTGCGCTCCGCGCCGACCCTGGACGAGGTGGCCCAGACGGCGGGCGTCTCGCGCTCGACCGCGTCGCGCGCGATCAACGGCGGCCTGCGCGTGTCGCCCGAGGCCCAGGCGGCGGTCGACGCCGCCGTCGCCCAGCTCGGCTACACGCCCAACCGCGCCGCCCGCTCCCTCGTGACGCGCCGCACCGACTCGATCGCCCTCGTGGTCCCCGAGCCGGACGAGCGCATCCTCACCGACCCGTTCCTCGCGGGCACGATGCGCGGCGTGAGCGCGGCGCTCGGCGGCACGGACCTGCAGCTCGTCCTGCTCTTCGCGCGGCCCGACGAGCAGCCGGGCCGCATCGTGCGGTACCTGAGCAGCGGGCACGTGGACGGCGCGATCGTCGCGTCGCACCACCGCGACGACGAGCTCGAGGAGGCGTTGCTCGCGGCCCGGCTGCCCGCCGTGTTCGTCGGGCGGCCGTTCCGCCCGACGCCCGACCTCCTCTACGTCGACGTCGACAACGTCGAGGGCGGCCGCCTCGCGGCGCGCCGGCTCGTCGAGGCGGGGCGCCGCCGCATCGCGACGATCGCGGGACCGCAGGACATGACCGCCGGCGTCGACCGGCTCACGGGCTGGCGCGAGGTGCTGCAGGGCGCCGGCCTGCCCGACGACGCGGTCGAGATCGGCGACTTCGCCGTCGCGGGCGGGGCCGCCGCGATGGAGCGCATCCTCGCCGCGCACCCCGACGTCGACGGGCTGTTCGTCGCCTCGGACCTCATGGCGGAGGGTGCGCTGCGCGTCCTCGCGGCGCACGGGCGCGACGTGCCGCGCGACGTGTCGGTCGTGGGGTTCGACAACCTCGCGACCGCGGCCTCGACGGTCCCGCCCCTCACCACGGTCCAGAACCCCATGGTCGAGATGGTGCGCGGTGCGACCGACCTCCTGCTCGACCTCGTCGGCGGGCGTGGGGGCGAGATCGCGTCGCAGGTCCTCGCTCCCGAGCTCGTCGAGCGCGACTCGGTCTGA
- a CDS encoding bifunctional proline dehydrogenase/L-glutamate gamma-semialdehyde dehydrogenase: protein MSNDAPARPLPTPGAVGDTTLTSPDDLVEEAVALARRWLAASEGAGDARARRTAERLGALVSDPAGLELAVRFVDDVARPQDVHVAARALARLGELAGSAGSFLGPVDRSLLRVGAGVAPVLPRVVVPAARVRLRQLVGHLVADAGRGLGPHLARTRAEGYALNVNLLGEAVLGEAEADARLERTLALVRRPDVDYVSVKVSSVASQLVTWDLDGSCARVVERLLPLYRAARDHGVFLNLDMEEYKDLALTTAVFREILAHDDLHDLEAGIVLQAYLPDALGALDGLTRFATERVAASGAPIKVRLVKGANLAMEAVEAELHGWPQAPYPTKPDVDANYVRLLDHALREPRTDAVRIGVASHNLFHVALAVLLGRARGVSHALDVEMLQGMAPGEARAVRDEVAADRVESGPHAGHGGRVVLYTPVVRDEDFDVAISYLVRRLEENAAEQNFLHAMFAPDGSPAGSPMERQEAAFRASVRHGVHYAEADVTPRRRPRADAPTAVGPHQPVEPGTTGHDGAEPTRNPGFGGGGFANAPDTDPAVAASRDWARHVTGTGSGYVPVRTPELTTTAQVDDAVATAVRATAAWSQVAPAARAAALRAVARRLEEARTDLVAAMVHEPGKTVAEADPEVSEAVDFANYYARSAEDLDHVPGARFTPDGVTLVTPPWNFPVAIPVGGVLAALAAGSAVLAKPAPPTPRCLEVAVEAIHAGLRDAVAAAPGDFAGLDAGSVTEVVQYVRVPDDELGTRLVTHDDVARVVLTGSIETAQLFARWKPSRPVLAETSGKNALVVTPSADLDLAVADLVRSAFGHAGQKCSAASLAILVGSAGDPRTETGRRVRRQLVDAVRSLAVGPATDVATTVGPLTEPASGKLLHALTTLEPGESWLVRPRLLDGGPDLEGRLWTPGLKEGVAPGSPFHLTEYFGPVLGIMTAATLDEAIALQNAVPFGLTGGIHSLDDAEVERWLDAVQVGNAYVNRHITGAIVQRQSFGGWKQSAVGPGAKAGGPNYVAQLGRWADATGGAADEGAGTSSGTTAPGRAAPADAAPPARDAAPEAWLTWAQADDTRWWEQEFSVAHDASGLRAESNVFRYRPVDVLTVRPGADALPVEVERVLHAARTAGVPAVVVPSTGDAAVSDEEFARRVASGAVRGRVRVVGSAPGLHEAAAERVGEVTVLDHPVVASGRRELLTVLHEQAVSRTTHRYGHVKR from the coding sequence ATGAGCAACGACGCGCCTGCCCGGCCGCTCCCCACCCCCGGAGCCGTCGGCGACACGACCCTCACCTCCCCGGACGACCTCGTCGAGGAGGCCGTCGCGCTGGCCCGCCGCTGGCTCGCCGCGAGCGAGGGAGCGGGCGACGCGCGCGCCCGCCGGACCGCCGAGCGGCTCGGTGCGCTCGTCTCCGACCCCGCGGGCCTCGAGCTCGCGGTCCGGTTCGTCGACGACGTCGCGCGCCCCCAGGACGTGCACGTCGCCGCGCGGGCGCTGGCCCGCCTCGGCGAGCTCGCGGGCAGCGCGGGGTCGTTCCTCGGGCCGGTCGACCGGTCCCTCCTGCGCGTCGGGGCGGGCGTCGCGCCGGTGCTGCCGCGCGTCGTCGTCCCGGCCGCGCGGGTGCGCCTGCGCCAGCTCGTGGGCCACCTCGTGGCCGACGCCGGCCGCGGCCTCGGCCCGCACCTCGCCCGGACCCGCGCGGAGGGCTACGCGCTCAACGTCAACCTCCTCGGCGAGGCCGTGCTCGGCGAGGCCGAGGCGGACGCGCGCCTCGAGCGCACGCTCGCGCTCGTGCGGCGCCCCGACGTCGACTACGTGTCGGTCAAGGTGTCGTCCGTCGCGTCGCAGCTCGTCACGTGGGACCTCGACGGGTCGTGCGCGCGTGTCGTCGAGCGGCTGCTGCCGCTGTACCGGGCGGCGCGCGACCACGGCGTCTTCCTCAACCTCGACATGGAGGAGTACAAGGACCTCGCGCTCACGACCGCGGTCTTCCGCGAGATCCTCGCGCACGACGACCTGCATGACCTCGAGGCCGGGATCGTGCTCCAGGCGTACCTGCCCGACGCGCTCGGCGCGCTCGACGGGCTCACCCGGTTCGCGACCGAGCGCGTCGCCGCCAGCGGCGCGCCGATCAAGGTCCGCCTCGTCAAGGGCGCGAACCTCGCGATGGAGGCCGTCGAGGCCGAGCTCCACGGCTGGCCGCAGGCGCCGTACCCGACCAAGCCCGACGTCGACGCGAACTACGTCCGCCTGCTCGACCACGCGCTGCGCGAGCCCCGCACGGACGCGGTCCGGATCGGCGTCGCGAGCCACAACCTGTTCCACGTCGCGCTCGCCGTGCTCCTCGGCCGCGCCCGCGGCGTGAGCCACGCGCTCGACGTCGAGATGCTCCAGGGCATGGCCCCCGGCGAGGCGCGCGCCGTGCGCGACGAGGTCGCGGCCGACCGCGTCGAGTCCGGCCCGCACGCGGGGCATGGTGGGCGCGTCGTGCTGTACACGCCCGTCGTGCGCGACGAGGACTTCGACGTCGCGATCTCCTACCTCGTGCGCCGCCTCGAGGAGAACGCCGCCGAGCAGAACTTCCTCCACGCCATGTTCGCGCCCGACGGGTCGCCTGCGGGCAGCCCCATGGAGCGCCAGGAGGCCGCGTTCCGCGCGTCCGTGCGCCACGGGGTCCACTACGCGGAGGCCGACGTGACGCCGCGCCGCCGCCCGCGTGCGGACGCCCCGACCGCCGTCGGTCCGCACCAGCCCGTCGAACCCGGGACTACCGGCCACGACGGCGCCGAACCCACCCGCAACCCCGGGTTCGGCGGGGGCGGCTTCGCGAACGCCCCCGACACCGACCCCGCCGTCGCCGCCTCGCGCGACTGGGCCCGCCACGTCACCGGGACCGGCTCCGGGTACGTCCCCGTCCGCACGCCCGAGCTCACCACGACCGCCCAGGTGGACGACGCCGTCGCGACCGCCGTGCGCGCGACCGCCGCGTGGTCGCAGGTCGCCCCGGCGGCCCGCGCCGCCGCCCTGCGCGCCGTCGCCCGGCGCCTGGAGGAGGCGCGCACCGACCTCGTCGCCGCGATGGTGCACGAGCCCGGCAAGACCGTCGCCGAGGCCGACCCCGAGGTGAGCGAGGCCGTCGACTTCGCGAACTACTACGCGCGGTCCGCCGAGGACCTGGACCACGTGCCCGGCGCCCGCTTCACGCCCGACGGCGTCACGCTCGTCACCCCGCCCTGGAACTTCCCCGTCGCGATCCCCGTCGGCGGGGTGCTCGCGGCGCTCGCGGCCGGGTCGGCGGTGCTCGCCAAGCCCGCTCCGCCCACGCCGCGCTGCCTCGAGGTCGCCGTCGAGGCAATCCACGCGGGCCTGCGCGACGCCGTCGCAGCCGCGCCGGGGGACTTCGCCGGGCTGGACGCAGGCTCGGTCACCGAGGTCGTGCAGTACGTCCGCGTTCCCGACGACGAGCTCGGCACGCGCCTCGTCACGCACGACGACGTCGCACGCGTCGTGCTCACGGGCTCGATCGAGACCGCGCAGCTCTTCGCGCGGTGGAAGCCGTCGCGCCCGGTCCTCGCCGAGACGTCGGGCAAGAACGCGCTCGTCGTCACGCCGTCGGCGGACCTCGACCTCGCGGTCGCGGACCTCGTGCGGTCGGCGTTCGGGCACGCGGGGCAGAAGTGCTCGGCCGCGTCGCTCGCGATCCTCGTCGGCTCGGCGGGCGACCCGCGGACCGAGACGGGGCGCCGCGTGCGGCGCCAGCTCGTGGACGCGGTGCGCTCGCTCGCCGTCGGTCCGGCGACCGACGTCGCGACGACCGTGGGCCCGCTCACCGAGCCCGCGTCGGGCAAGCTCTTGCACGCGCTGACGACGCTGGAGCCGGGGGAGTCCTGGCTCGTGCGGCCGCGGCTGCTGGACGGCGGCCCCGACCTGGAGGGCCGCCTCTGGACGCCGGGTCTCAAGGAGGGTGTCGCGCCCGGCTCGCCGTTCCACCTCACCGAGTACTTCGGGCCGGTCCTCGGGATCATGACGGCCGCGACCCTCGACGAGGCGATCGCGCTGCAGAACGCGGTCCCGTTCGGTCTCACGGGCGGCATCCACAGCCTCGACGACGCCGAGGTCGAGCGCTGGCTCGACGCCGTCCAGGTGGGCAACGCCTACGTCAACCGGCACATCACCGGCGCGATCGTGCAGCGGCAGTCGTTCGGCGGCTGGAAGCAGTCGGCTGTCGGACCGGGCGCCAAGGCGGGCGGCCCGAACTACGTCGCGCAGCTCGGCCGCTGGGCCGACGCGACGGGCGGGGCCGCGGACGAGGGCGCGGGCACGTCGTCGGGCACCACGGCGCCCGGGCGGGCCGCGCCCGCCGACGCCGCACCGCCCGCCCGCGACGCCGCGCCCGAGGCGTGGCTCACCTGGGCGCAGGCCGACGACACGCGGTGGTGGGAGCAGGAGTTCTCCGTGGCGCACGACGCCTCGGGCCTGCGCGCCGAGTCGAACGTCTTCCGCTACCGGCCGGTCGACGTCCTCACCGTGCGCCCCGGAGCGGACGCGCTCCCCGTCGAGGTCGAGCGGGTCCTGCACGCCGCCCGCACGGCGGGCGTGCCGGCGGTCGTCGTGCCGAGCACGGGCGACGCCGCGGTGAGCGACGAGGAGTTCGCGCGCCGCGTCGCGTCGGGCGCGGTCCGGGGTCGCGTCCGCGTCGTCGGGTCGGCACCCGGGCTGCACGAGGCCGCCGCCGAGCGCGTCGGCGAGGTCACGGTCCTGGACCACCCCGTCGTCGCGAGCGGTCGTCGCGAGCTGCTCACGGTCCTGCACGAGCAGGCCGTCAGCCGCACCACGCACCGCTACGGCCACGTGAAGCGCTGA